The following coding sequences lie in one Lacerta agilis isolate rLacAgi1 chromosome 4, rLacAgi1.pri, whole genome shotgun sequence genomic window:
- the LOC117046010 gene encoding E3 SUMO-protein ligase RanBP2-like isoform X1 encodes MLRRSRAEVDRYVSSLQASASSPREKSMKGFFFAKLYYETKEYELAKRYISTYLSVQERDPKAHKFLGQLYEAEENIEKAVGCYKRSVELNPTQKDLVLKIAELLCSNDITDGRAKYWVDRAAKLFPGSPSVFRLKESLVDCKSETGWNQLLDLIQSELCARPDDVYVNIRLVKLYLSNKNLAAAVAHCQEAEKKIPLQSSLEWCSCVVHTLKEYLDSPQELESNKPNEQKARSRRDLLLAYSNLVVMTLSNRGVEESRESLQSFDHALHSVKPHAAGGDELFVTYLEMKGHFYMHAGTLLLKMAQESEMQWRAVSELAALCYLLAFQVPRPKSKLIKGDQAEQEKLEMLACDRQSQSGHMLLNLSRGKQDFFNEIVESFANKSGQSALIDALFGSGSSTETSFLGTDDIGNVDVQVPEYTELARYDIGAIRAHSGSLQHLIWLGLQWNSISPLQTFRKWLKQLFHLPQETSRLETNAPESICMLDLEVFLLGVIFTCHLQLEEKFNTKYSVHQPQFLPLPVCKQLCTERQRAWWDAVYALVHKQTLPGTAAKVRLLVQHEISTLRALGKHGLQPALIMHWAKCLLKTGCSLNSFYDQRDYIGRSVYYWKKVLPMLETIKKKRSIPEPINPLFNHFHSEDIQVFQVGVYQEEAHIAFAILDSVDGKTDDAMQAFEAIKNVVSYWNLALIFQRKAEEIENDGLSLEEQEEYRNLLKKSRDYLIKIIDESSSDTSVIEKLPVSIETVKEMLESIMQELGINGEERSLILNNDLSQPVETEIKHSTPSPTKFSLSPSKSYKFSPKTPPRWAEDQKTLLKMICQQVESIKNEMQEMKLNNSNTTMSQRWPAESYAADTMPDGYQGTQSFHGAPLTVATTGPSVYYNPSPAYNSQYLLRTAATNVTPTKAPVYAMNRLTPQQHIYTYQQPMHTPPLQNTSACMFSQEMYGTPLRFDSPATGMLSPRGNEDYYNYSVPPTTTNPPLPEPGYFTKPSAAPPVSRSAESKVIEFGKPAFGQPVPPVEGAKPSLITSAQSTQPTTFKFNSNFKSNDGDFTFSSPQVAAQPHSTPYSNSDSLLGLLTSDKPIKEDRYAGQKPLTEYPTGQRNIFSFGGKNASGISFTDKMGQNQPRPSGFSKGDVFSFQDPGKPVFGTPHSDVANRSHETDGGSVHGGGEDDDDGPHFEPVVPLPDKIEVKTGEEDEEEMFCNRAKLFRFDGEYKEWKERGVGNVKILRHKITGKIRLLMRREQVLKICANHYINPDMTLNPNAGSEKSFVWHALDYADESAKPEQLAIRFKTPDEAMRFKQKFQEAQNILRVSGSSDSQQASQGIVSSREATAQDAKDSGKSDSGLISSGFNFKSGTSSVSGSYQVPVPDASSSAKNTNAKSTFTIASSAATPASFSFAKEGTGANAAYGFGEQFMLKKDQWECNTCLVRNKITAQSCVACQTPNPANREAQAVLPPTESTVTFKPNTEGAHCTFGPIPPKENQWECRTCLVRNEASTSHCVSCKNPSRTNVPAFGSQTTFKFGHAEAPKVPPSGFGAAFQKKEGQWDCSICLVRNESSSPTCAACQAANPSSNAPALPASDAQLPVFGFKSKLSESTGGPQGTGFKCDITEKGFKFGLSTEQGKSPSFTFQIPTSSETKPIKGGFNFSMPVPPGEFKFGIQEPSKDVANDQQNKDSGADERDEVSEEENAMKSHDRSSKQSGDLVFGQHSSTFTFADLAKTTAGEGFQFGRKDPNFKGFTGAGEKLFSSQAAKSSFKGNTSSDLEKEDESYKTEDNDDIHFDPVVQMPEKVELVTGEEDETMLYSQRVKLFRFDAETSQWKERGVGNLKILKNEVNGKLRIIMRREQVFKVCANHWITTTMNLKPLSGSDKAWMWLASDFSDGDAKLEQLAAKFKSPEQAEEFKFKFEECQRLLLDIPLQTPHKLLDSGKTAELIQKAEEMKSGLKDLKTFLTDDKTKLADEESKTSVSATNASDLVIKPHAESTGPTLEWDNYDLRGEALDDSTDSSVYALPRASSPVRKNLFRFGESTTGFNFSFKSALSPSKSPSKQNQSRTSVGTDEESDVTQEDERDGQYFEPVVPLPDLVEVKSGEENEQVAFSHRAKLYRYDKDANQWKERGIGDIKILQNYDTKQVRVVMRRDQVLKLCANHRITSDMNIQPMKGTERAWVWTAFDFAEGERKVEHLAVRFKLQDVADSFKQIFEEAKHAQEKDTLITPLSSRANTPKESPCGKIAVAVLEETTRERTDLKQDEETLTQTAETSPTVDTSETPTKAVVSPPKFVFGSESVKSIFSNEKSKPFTFGNTSATGSLFGFSFNASPKSKSVSSVCHSTKQREPDGTYDATVWKHSDGKGESQVATSKAEGLPNFSFKGFNFSLFKSNPMAFWTSASPPQPNSKAVEIKKEPDDTATSDDVLIVYELTPTPEQRALADSLKLPPTFFCYQNEPGYLNEDDDDDDEDYETAVKKLNGKLYPDKPEKRAQLKETDTTIEGENEAECGSECIIVWEKKPTPEEKAKAETLKLPPTFLCGIGSDTDEDNNLEDFQTELRKVQETNEAQVEEVTSSTDDVCSIKEEQSAEAVSKAEEPDSTTEPIYTIQTLLAADDKPVDLSTKKENDVSSATSTNQESKPFSFTLGNNIPGLSFADLASNNSGDFAFGSKADKNFKWANTGATVFGGQVATKCDNEDDGSDEEVVHSDDIHFEPIVSLPEVEVKSGEEDEEILFKERAKLYRWDREVNQWKERGVGEIKILYHTQNKWYRILMRRDQVFKVCANHMISKTMDLKPLNTSNNAMVWTATDYADGEAKIEQLAVRFKSQELADSFKRRFEECQQSLSELQKGHVSLAAELSKESNPIVYLEVSANDEPLGHVTIELFSNIVPRTAENFRALCTGEKGFGFRNSIFHRIIPDFICQGGDITRQDGTGGQSIYGEAFEDENFEIKHTGPGLLSMANRGRDTNNSQFFITLKKAEHLDFKHVVFGFVKDGMDIVKKIESFGSPKGVVSKRISITDCGQL; translated from the exons ATGTTGAGGCGCAGCAGGGCGGAAGTAGACCGTTATGTCTCCTCGCTGCAGGCCTCGGCCTCTTCGCCCAGGGAG AAATCCATGAAAGGATTCTTTTTTGCTAAGCTGTATTATGAAACAAAGGAATATGAATTGGCTAAAAG gtACATATCTACATATCTCAGTGTCCAAGAAAGAGATCCCAAGGCACACAAATTCTTGGGACAGCTCTATGAAGCTGAAGAAAACATAGAGAAAGCTGTAGGCTGTTataag CGTTCAGTGGAGTTGAACCCAACACAGAAAGACCTTGTATTGAAGATTGCAGAACTACTGTGCAGTAATGATATTACTGATGGAAGAGCAAAATACTGGGTTGACAGAGCAGCCAAGCTTTTTCCTGGAAGCCCTTCAGTTTTTCGACTAAAG GAGAGTCTGGTGGATTGCAAGAGTGAGACTGGATGGAACCAGCTTCTTGATTTGATCCAGTCAGAGTTGTGTGCCAGACCTGATGATGTTTATGTTAATATTCGATTAGTGAAGCTGTACTTATCAAACAaaaatcttgctgctgctgtggcacaTTGTCAGGAAGCAGAGAAAAAAATACCATTGCAGTCAAGCTTGGAATGGTGTTCGTGTGTTGTACATACACTTAAG GAATATCTTGACTCTCCacaggagttggaatccaataaACCTAACGAACAAAAGGCTAGATCCCGTCGGGATCTCTTGTTGGCTTATTCAAATCTGGTAGTAATGACACTTTCAAACCGAGGTGTAGAAGAAAGCAGAGAATCCCTCCAAAG CTTTGATCATGCACTCCATTCAGTGAAACCTCATGCAGCTGGAGGTGATGAACTTTTTGTAACTTACCTGGAAATGAAAGGCCACTTCTACATGCATGCTGGAACTCTGCTGTTGAAAATGGCCCAGGAAAGTGAGATGCAGTGGAGAGCTGTTTCGGAATTGGCAGCTTTATGTTACCTTCTAGCTTTTCAG GTTCCTAGACCAAAGTCAAAACTAATAAAAGGCGATCAAGCTGAACAAGAGAAGTTGGAAATGTTAGCCTGTGATCGACAGAGCCAGTCtg GACATATGCTGCTAAACCTAAGCCGTGGGAAGCAGGATTTTTTCAATGAGATTGTTGAATCATTTGCAAACAAGAGTGGACAGTCTGCCTTAATTGATGCACTATTTGGGAGTGGTTCTTCTACAGAGACCTCCTTTCTTGGCACAGATGATATTGGAAATGTTGATGTGCAAGTACCAGAATACACAGAACTAGCCAGATATGATATTG GTGCCATTAGAGCCCACAGTGGTAGTCTCCAACACCTCATATGGCTTGGTCTGCAGTGGAACTCCATATCACCCCTGCAAACATTTCGCAAATGGTTGAAGCAACTTTTCCACTTGCCTCAGGAAACATCCAGACTTGAGACCAATGCTCCTGAATCGATTTGCATGTTGGACCTTGAA GTATTTCTGCTTGGGGTGATATTTACCTGCCATTTGCAATTGGAAGAGAAATTTAATACCAAGTACAGTGTGCACCAGCCTCAATTCCTACCACTACCAGTATGCAAGCAACTTTGTACTGAGAGGCAGAGGGCCTGGTGGGATGCTGTTTATGCTCTTGTTCACAAACAGACTCT GCCTGGGACAGCAGCAAAAGTGAGGCTTCTAGTCCAACATGAAATAAGCACCCTCAGAGCCTTAGGTAAACATGGTCTTCAGCCTGCTCTGATCATGCACTGGGCAAAATGTCTCCTTAAAACA ggttgcagTCTTAATTCTTTCTATGACCAAAGAGATTACATTGGACGAAGTGTTTATTACTGGAAGAAAGTTTTGCCAATGCTTGAGACAATCAAGAAGAAAAGAAGTATTCCTGAACCAATTAACCCATTGTTCAATCACTTTCATAGTGAAGATATTCAG gttttccaGGTTGGTGTATATCAAGAAGAGGCACACATAGCATTTGCGATTTTGGATTCTGTGGATGGAAAAACAGATGATGCTATGCAAGCATTTGAAGCTATTAAAAATGTTGTCTCATATTGGAATCTTGCTCTA ATTTTCCAGAGGAAAGCTGAAGAGATAGAGAATGATGGTCTGTCAttagaagaacaagaagaatacaGAAATCTTCTGAAAAAGAGTAGAGACTACCTCATAAAAATTATAGATGAAAGCAGCAGCGATACTTCAGTAATTGAAAag TTACCTGTATCCATAGAGACAGTTAAGGAGATGCTGGAAAGTATAATGCAAGAACTTGGAATCAACGGTGAAGAAAGGAGTCTTATCCTAAACAATGATTTGAGCCAACCAGTGGAGACGGAAATTAAACATTCTACCCCATCGCCCACAAAATTCTCTCTATCTCCAAGTAAAAGCTACAAG TTCTCGCCCAAAACTCCTCCTCGCTGGGCCGAGGATCAAAAAACACTACTTAAGATGATCTGTCAGCAAGTAGAATCCATAAAG AATGAGATGCAAGAAATGAAACTTAACAATTCTAATACAACCATGTCTCAGCGGTGGCCTGCCGAAAGCTATGCAGCAGATACCATGCCAGATGGCTATCAAGGCACACAGAGCTTTCATGGAGCACCGTTAACTG TTGCTACAACAGGTCCATCTGTCTACTACAACCCATCACCAGCTTACAATTCCCAATATCTCCTACGGACAGCAGCCACAAACGTGACCCCCACAAAG GCTCCTGTCTATGCCATGAACAGGCTTACTCCTCAGCAGCACATATATACATATCAACAGCCAATGCATACTCCTCCACTGCAGAACACTTCTGCTTGCATGTTTTCACAAGAAATGTATGGTACTCCCCTGCGTTTTGATTCTCCGGCAACCGGAATGTTATCTCCTCGTGGCAATGAAGACTACTACAACTACAGCGTTCCACCAACAACTACAAATCCGCCACTTCCCGAGCCAGGCTATTTTACAAAACCTTCTGCAGCACCCCCGGTCTCCCGGTCTGCAGAGTCAAAAGTGATAGAATTTGGGAAGCCTGCCTTTGGGCAGCCTGTACCACCAGTAGAGGGAGCAAAACCTTCCTTGATAACTTCTGCTCAGTCGACACAGCCAACCACTTTCAAATTTAATTCCAATTTCAAATCTAACGATGGAGATTTTACTTTTTCATCACCTCAGGTTGCAGCGCAGCCACATAGTACCCCCTATAGTAACAGCGATAGTCTTTTGGGCCTTCTTACATCCGACAAGCCTATCAAAGAGGACCGATATGCTGGACAGAAGCCGCTTACTGAATATCCCACTGGACAGCGAAATATCTTCAGTTTTGGTGGGAAGAATGCATCAGGCATTTCATTTACAGATAAAATGGGACAAAATCAACCCAGGCCCTCTGGTTTTAGTAAGGGTGATGTGTTCAGCTTTCAGGATCCTGGCAAGCCTGTATTTGGTACTCCACATTCAGATGTAGCAAACAGAAGTCACGAAACAGATGGAGGAAGTGTCCATGGTGGtggtgaagatgatgatgatggcccTCATTTCGAACCTGTTGTGCCACTACCTGACAAAATTGAAGTAAAAACAGGtgaagaagatgaagaggagATGTTTTGCAATAGAGCAAAACTTTTCCGCTTTGATGGTGAATACAAAGAATGGAAAGAGAGAGGTGTTGGTAATGTGAAAATTCTGAGGCATAAAATAACTGGCAAAATCCGACTACTTATGAGACGGGAGCAAGTGCTGAAAATTTGTGCAAATCACTATATAAATCCTGATATGACACTGAATCCAAACGCTGGATCAGAGAAATCTTTTGTGTGGCATGCCTTGGACTATGCAGATGAATCAGCAAAACCTGAGCAACTTGCAATCAGGTTTAAAACTCCAGATGAAGCAATGCGTTTCAAGCAGAAATTTCAAGAGGCACAAAATATTTTGAGAGTATCTGGATCAAGTGATAGTCAACAGGCTTCTCAGGGTATTGTGTCATCAAGAGAAGCTACTGCTCAAGATGCAAAAGATTCTGGTAAATCTGACTCGGGACTCATCAGCTCTGGATTTAACTTCAAGAGTGGGACATCATCTGTCAGTGGTAGCTATCAGGTTCCTGTTCCCGATGCGAGCAGTTCAGCTAAAAACACTAATGCCAAAAGTACTTTTACGATTGCATCAAGTGCAGCTacacctgcatccttctctttTGCTAAAGAAGGGACGGGAGCAAATGCTGCATACGGATTTGGTGAACAGTTCATGTTAAAGAAAGATCAGTGGGAGTGCAACACATGCCTCGTTCGAAATAAAATAACTGCACAGAGTTGTGTAGCATGCCAGACTCCAA ATCCAGCTAATCGGGAAGCACAGGCTGTGCTTCCTCCGACAGAATCGACTGTAACTTTCAAACCCAACACTGAAGGTGCACACTGTACATTTGGACCAATTCCTCCAAAAGAAAACCAGTGGGAATGCAGGACCTGTCTTGTGAGAAACGAAGCCAGCACATCACATTGTGTTAGCTGCAAGAATCCCAGCAGAACAAATGTACCAGCGTTTGGTTCCCAAACCACATTCAAATTTGGCCatgcagaggctccaaaagtcCCACCAAGTGGTTTTGGGGCTGCTTTTCAGAAAAAGGAGGGCCAGTGGGATTGCAGCATATGCTTAGTAAGAAATGAAAGCTCTTCACCAACTTGTGCTGCTTGTCAGGCTGCAAACCCATCTAGCAATGCTCCAGCTTTACCAGCTAGTGATGCTCAACTGCCTGTGTTTGGCTTCAAAAGCAAGTTATCTGAATCCACTGGAGGACCACAGGGAACGGGTTTTAAATGTGACATAACAGAGAAGGGTTTTAAATTTGGCCTTTCTACAGAGCAAGGGAAGTCTCCTTCCTTCACGTTTCAGATTCCTACTAGCAGTGAAACTAAGCCTATAAAAGGAGGGTTTAATTTTTCAATGCCTGTACCTCCAGGTGAATTTAAATTTGGTATACAAGAGCCTAGCAAAGATGTTGCAAACGACCAACAGAATAAAGACAGTGGTGCTGATGAAAGAGATGAGGTGTCGGAGGAAGAAAATGCAATGAAATCTCATGATAGATCTAGTAAACAGAGTGGTGATTTGGTGTTTGGTCAACACAGCAGCACATTCACTTTTGCTGACCTTGCAAAAACAACTGCAGGTGAAGGATTTCAGTTTGGTAGGAAAGATCCGAATTTCAAGGGCTTTACAGGTGCAGGTGAAAAGCTATTTTCTTCTCAGGCTGCTAAATCTTCGTTCAAAGGAAATACTTCTTCTGATCTTGAGAAGGAAGATGAGTCATATAAAACAGAAGATAACGATGATATTCATTTTGACCCTGTTGTCCAGATGCCCGAGAAAGTGGAACTGGTGACTGGTGAAGAAGATGAGACGATGTTGTATTCCCAAAGAGTAAAACTATTCAGGTTTGATGCAGAAACAAGCCAGTGGAAAGAACGTGGTGTGGGCAACTTGAAAATCCTTAAGAATGAAGTTAATGGCAAGCTACGAATCATCATGCGACGTGAGCAGGTATTTAAGGTTTGTGCAAACCACTGGATCACAACTACCATGAACTTGAAGCCCCTCTCTGGCTCAGACAAAGCATGGATGTGGTTAGCCAGCGACTTCTCTGATGGTGATGCGAAGCTGGAGCAATTGGCAGCTAAATTCAAAAGTCCAGAGCAAGCTGaggaatttaaatttaaatttgaaGAATGTCAAAGGCTATTGCTGGATATACCACTCCAGACCCCACATAAACTATTAGATTCTGGGAAAACAGCTGAACTGATACAAAAAGCAGAAGAAATGAAAAGTGGTTTGAAAGATCTCAAAACCTTCCTGACAGATGATAAAACTAAACTTGCAGATGAAGAGAGTAAAACCTCTGTGTCTGCTACAAATGCCTCTGATTTGGTTATCAAGCCACACGCCGAAAGCACTGGGCCTACACTAGAGTGGGACAACTATGACTTGCGTGGGGAAGCACTGGATGATAGTACAGACAGTTCTGTGTATGCTTTGCCTCGGGCCAGTAGCCCTGTGAGGAAAAATCTATTTAGGTTTGGAGAGTCCACCACAGGGTTTAACTTCAGCTTCAAATCTGCATTAAGTCCCTCTAAGTCTCCTTCCAAACAGAACCAAAGTAGGACTTCTGTGGGCACAGATGAGGAATCTGATGTTACCCAAGAAGATGAAAGAGATGGTCAGTATTTTGAACCAGTAGTACCTTTACCTGACCTCGTGGAAGTAAAAAGTGGTGAAGAAAATGAGCAAGTTGCCTTCAGTCATCGTGCTAAACTTTATAGATATGATAAAGATGCTAATCAGTGGAAAGAGAGGGGTATTGGAGACATAAAGATCTTGCAAAACTATGACACTAAACAAGTTCGTGTAGTCATGCGAAGAGACCAGGTATTAAAGCTTTGTGCCAATCACAGAATAACCTCAGATATGAACATCCAGCCAATGAAAGGCACAGAGAGAGCCTGGGTATGGACCGCGTTTGACTTTGCTGAAGGGGAACGGAAAGTAGAGCACTTGGCTGTGCGATTTAAGCTGCAGGATGTTGCGGACTCATTTAAGCAGATCTTTGAGGAAGCAAAACACGCTCAAGAAAAAGACACCTTAATCACACCACTCTCTTCACGGGCCAATACTCCAAAGGAATCGCCATGTGGAAAGATTGCTGTTGCAGTACTTGAAGAAACTACCAGGGAGAGAACTGATTTAAAGCAGGATGAAGAAACACTTACACAAACTGCAGAGACTTCGCCAACGGTGGACACTTCTGAGACGCCAACGAAAGCAGTGGTATCGCCACCCAAATTTGTCTTTGGGTCAGAATCCGTCAAAAGCATTTTTAGCAATGAAAAATCAAAGCCTTTCACGTTTGGAAACACATCAGCAACAGGATCTCTCTTTGGCTTCAGCTTTAACGCTTCTCCCAAGAGCAAAAGCGTTAGCTCAGTGTGTCATAGCACAAAACAGCGAGAACCAGATGGCACATATGATGCTACCGTTTGGAAACACTCTGATGGCAAAGGAGAAAGTCAAGTGGCTACCTCAAAGGCAGAAGGACTTCctaatttttcatttaa AGGATTTAATTTTAGCCTTTTTAAATCTAACCCAATGGCCTTTTGGACCAGCGCATCCCCCCCTCAACCCAATAGTAAAG CAGTTGAGATTAAGAAGGAGCCAGATGATACTGCCACTTCAGACGATGTTTTGATTGTATATGAGTTAACACCCACACCTGAGCAAAGAGCTCTTGCAGACTCCCTTAAGTTACCTCCAACATTCTTCTGCTACCAGAATGAACCTGGGTATCtgaatgaagatgatgatgatgatg ATGAGGACTATGAAACAGCCGTGAAGAAGCTTAATGGAAAGTTGTATCCTGATAAACCTGAAAAACGTGCACAACTGAAAGAAACTGATACAA CTATTGAAGGAGAAAATGAAGCAGAATGTGGGAGTGAGTGTATTATTGTGTGGGAAAAGAAACCAACTCCTGAAGAAAAGGCTAAAGCAGAAACCCTGAAGCTTCCTCCAACCTTTCTGTGTGGTATTGGCAGTGACACTGATGAAGACAATAACTTAGAAGACTTTCAAACAGAACTTAGAAAAGTCCAAGAAACAAAC GAAGCTCAAGTAGAAGAAGTAACCAGTTCAACTGATGATGTGTGCTCCATTAAGGAGGAACAGTCTGCTGAAGCAGTCAGTAAAGCTGAAGAACCAGATTCTACCACTGAACCTATATACACTATACAGACGTTATTAGCAGCAGATGACAAACCTGTTGACCTGTCAACGAAAAAAGAAAACGATGTCAGTTCTGCAACCTCTACAAACCAAG AAAGCAAACCTTTCTCATTCACCCTTGGCAACAACATACCTGGCTTGTCATTTGCTGATCTGGCTTCAAATAATTCTGGAGATTTTGCTTTTGGTTCTAAAG CAGACAAAAACTTCAAGTGGGCAAATACAGGAGCAACTGTGTTTGGCGGACAAGTGGCCACTAAGTGTGACAACGAAGATGATGGAAGTGATGAAGAAGTTGTACACAGTGATGATATTCATTTTGAACCAATTGTATCACTGCCTGAG GTTGAGGTGAAGTCaggagaagaagatgaagaaattcTCTTCAAAGAGAGGGCAAAACTCTACAGATGGGACAGAGAAGTCAATCAGTGGAAAGAACGTGGTGTGGGAGAAATAAAGATCCTCTACCATACACAGAATAAATGGTATAGAATCTTAATGAGAAGGGACCAAGTTTTCAAAGTCTGTGCAAATCATATGATTTCAAAAACGATGGATCTAAAACCCTTGAATACTTCAAACAATGCTATGGTTTGGACTGCAACAGATTATGCCG ATGGTGAAGCTAAGATAGAACAGCTTGCTGTCAGATTTAAAAGCCAAGAGCTGGCTGATTCCTTCAAGAGGAGATTTGAAGAATGTCAACAGAGCTTGTCAGAGTTACAGAAGGGTCATGTTTCTCTGGCAGCAGAATTGTCAAAGGAATCTAACCCTATAGTATATCTCGAAGTTTCAGCTAACGACGAACCTCTAGGTCATGTAACCATAGAATTGTTTTCAAATATTGTTCCGCGAACTGCTGAGAACTTCAGGGCATTGTGCACAGGAGAAAAAGGATTTGGATTCCGAAATTCCATATTTCATAGAATAATTCCAGATTTTATCTGTCAA GGAGGTGATATCACTAGACAAGATGGTACGGGTGGCCAGTCCATTTATGGAGAAGCATTTGAGGATGAAAACTTTGAAATAAAACACACTGGCCCTGGCTTACTGTCGATGGCAAATCGTGGCAGAGACACCAATAATTCCCAATTCTTTATCACTCTCAAAAAAGCAGAGCACTTGGACTTTAAACATGTTGTTTTTGGGTTTGTAAAGGATGGGATGGATATTGTGAAAAAAATTGAATCTTTTGGCTCACCTAAAGGAGTAGTGTCAAAAAGAATTTCGATTACAGACTGTGGTCAATTATAA